AGTTGAGTGCCCAAAAAGTGGAGTTAACTCCCGAAAAAGAGGAGCGAAGTGGGGTCGGACCCTACCTGAGTGCCCAAAAAGCGGAGCCAGCTTCACTTTTCAGGCACCTGACTCCTCTTTTTAGGAAGCTGGGTGGGGTTCGACCCCAACTGACTCCGCTTTTTCGGCAGCTGGGTAGGGTTAACTTATAAATTCAGGCGTTTTTAGCTCGCAGAGGGCGCGGAAGCAAGCGGCGCTTCCAGCCATTCAACCAGAAACCAGAAGCCCGGTACTCAACTCCGCGGATGAAACTCGGTGATGACCTGGCGCAAGTAGTCGCGGTCGAGGTGGGTATAGATTTCGGTGGTCGTGATGGAGACGTGGCCTAGCATTTCCTGCACCGCCCGCAGGTCGGCCCCGCCTTCGAGCAGGTGGGTAGCGAAGGAGTGCCGCAGCGTGTGCGGACTAATAGTCTGGCGCAGGCCGGCCAGCTCGGCCAGCTTTTTAATGGCCGTGAAGACCGTGATGCGCGACAGGGGCCGGCCGCGCATACTCAGAAATACGGTGTCCTCGGCCCCCGGCTGCACCGTCAGGTGCTGACGCACGCCGCCCAGGTAGAAATGCAGGTGCTTCACGGCCTCGCCCCCGATGGGCACCAGCCGCTCCTTGTTGCCCTTGCCCAGCACCCGCACAAAGCCCTGCTCGAAGTAGAGGTTGGACAATTTTAAATCGCATAACTCACTTACTCGCAGACCGGAAGAATACAGCACTTCCAGCACCGCGCGGCTGCGCAGGCCCTCGGCGGTGCTCAGGTCCACGGCCGCCAGCAGGGCCTCCACGTCGGGGTAAGAGAGCGTATCGGGCAGGTGGCGGCCGGCCTTGGGCGACTCCAGCGTGTCGGTGGGGTCGATTTTGAGCAGGTCTTCCATGAGTAAAAACTCATAAAAAGCCTTGATGCCCGAGAGCGTGCGCGCCTGCGAGGTGCTGGAAAGGCCCAGCCCGGCGAGCGCGGCCAAAAAATCGCGCAGCAGCCGGGTAGTCACTTGCAGCGGCCCGGCTGGCAGCTTTTCCAGCGCCAGCCACTGGTACAGCTTGCGCACATCGCGCCCGTAGGCCTCCACCGAGTGGGGCGAGAGCGACTTTTCGAGGCGCAGGTAGCCGTCGAATTGTTTACTAGCTTGCGGCCAGGTCAAGGGGGTAGGAAGAAAAAGAGGACACGGAGGATAACAAAGAACGTCATGCTGACCGCAGAGAAGCATCTTGGCCGCTTCAGCCGCGCCGTTCTAACGATGCGACAGCGATGCTTCCCTGCGGTCAGCATGACGTTCTTTGCTGAAAACTCATTCCTTTTTCTTCCCGTGAACATTCTACTTCTCAACGGCCCCAACCTCAACCTGCTGGGCCGCCGCGAGCCGCACATCTACGGCACGCGCTCGTTTGATAGCTTCCTGCCCGAGCTGCAGGCCGATTTTCCCGACTTGCTGCTCAGCGCCTTTCAGAGCAACCACGAGGGCGAGCTGCTCGACCGCCTGCACGCGGCCGCCG
The genomic region above belongs to Hymenobacter psoromatis and contains:
- the xerD gene encoding site-specific tyrosine recombinase XerD, which produces MTWPQASKQFDGYLRLEKSLSPHSVEAYGRDVRKLYQWLALEKLPAGPLQVTTRLLRDFLAALAGLGLSSTSQARTLSGIKAFYEFLLMEDLLKIDPTDTLESPKAGRHLPDTLSYPDVEALLAAVDLSTAEGLRSRAVLEVLYSSGLRVSELCDLKLSNLYFEQGFVRVLGKGNKERLVPIGGEAVKHLHFYLGGVRQHLTVQPGAEDTVFLSMRGRPLSRITVFTAIKKLAELAGLRQTISPHTLRHSFATHLLEGGADLRAVQEMLGHVSITTTEIYTHLDRDYLRQVITEFHPRS